A portion of the Candidatus Methylomirabilota bacterium genome contains these proteins:
- a CDS encoding thiamine pyrophosphate-binding protein, with translation MAYISGKQAFLQMLKQEGVSVMFGNPGTTELPLMDGLAREP, from the coding sequence ATGGCATACATCTCCGGCAAGCAGGCGTTCCTCCAGATGCTGAAGCAGGAAGGCGTCTCGGTCATGTTCGGCAACCCGGGCACGACCGAGCTCCCGCTGATGGACGGCCTCGCGCGCGAGCC